From the genome of Lentimonas sp. CC4, one region includes:
- a CDS encoding sulfatase-like hydrolase/transferase, producing the protein MKYSPTSLALSACMILSATAGSLTTNGASAVHTNSVSTETNGKNLIWIITDEHNLRTLGVYRDLLDAKYPNDPKQAEIWGAGNVVETPNLDHIARKGAIFTNMHAATPVCTPSRASMFTGIYGSQLGLKNNSTTVSDGKFLDDSSVTTIAEVLRDAGYWTTYIGKWHLSGTAAEDNDWWSPGYPAPYDEQTNPEGSFLHPSYVEISDYGWQDRRWMFNNGHGKYKGIDAEGNPYNASNRPKIQDLDGDGQFFPQDLDDVDALGHPIYADDKSKSVKFTTDWLFDRAVDVIKNPTDTHAPRGNDPFFMVISIPDPHTPDSAREPYASNYNDMDIQMPHTFQDPNFPGGASHLDTNPSWMKPDAKANKSKGAYKNHASAVDALSNGQTPYKFQLFDDLKQYFGMVEAIDYNIGLLVDQLEAQGVLENTLIMFSADHGDLLGEHGRLNKSSPYDMSVAIPFIVVDGSQLTATKSDSAPMIPSGLVVEAAATNADWLETFLRLLDVTDIPKNQGRDLTPLLSATPPQVWDDIAVVEQGYWIAAISRRYKLVIDNSAKGDVWLFDLDLDPDEFINRLNDPAYHEIVKKLAQGIKDGMQAHGIGASKIKLKVNALLAK; encoded by the coding sequence ATGAAATACTCCCCAACCTCTCTAGCGCTGTCTGCCTGTATGATTCTCTCCGCAACTGCGGGGAGCCTGACCACGAACGGCGCGTCCGCCGTGCATACCAACTCAGTCTCGACCGAAACCAACGGCAAGAATCTGATTTGGATTATTACCGACGAGCATAATCTACGAACACTCGGTGTCTATCGCGATCTGTTGGACGCGAAGTATCCCAACGACCCCAAACAGGCAGAGATCTGGGGTGCGGGCAATGTCGTGGAGACGCCGAACCTGGATCACATTGCACGTAAGGGCGCCATCTTTACGAACATGCATGCCGCCACTCCGGTATGCACACCGTCACGCGCTTCGATGTTTACTGGGATTTATGGTTCTCAACTCGGCCTGAAAAATAACTCCACCACAGTCAGTGATGGCAAGTTTCTCGATGATTCCTCGGTCACTACGATTGCCGAAGTATTGAGAGATGCCGGTTATTGGACGACCTACATCGGCAAGTGGCACCTCAGTGGCACGGCCGCGGAGGACAACGATTGGTGGTCGCCCGGCTATCCTGCGCCGTATGACGAGCAGACCAACCCAGAGGGGAGTTTCCTACACCCAAGCTACGTCGAGATCTCCGATTATGGCTGGCAGGATCGTCGATGGATGTTTAACAACGGGCATGGTAAATACAAAGGGATCGATGCCGAAGGGAACCCGTATAACGCGAGCAATCGACCGAAGATCCAAGATCTGGACGGCGATGGTCAGTTCTTCCCTCAGGATCTAGACGATGTCGATGCCTTGGGGCACCCGATCTATGCCGATGATAAGTCCAAGTCTGTGAAATTTACCACGGACTGGCTCTTTGACCGTGCGGTGGATGTTATCAAAAATCCTACGGATACACATGCTCCACGTGGCAATGATCCGTTCTTTATGGTGATCAGCATTCCCGATCCGCACACGCCCGATAGTGCCAGAGAGCCCTATGCGTCGAACTACAACGACATGGATATTCAGATGCCGCATACCTTTCAGGATCCAAATTTCCCAGGAGGCGCTAGCCACCTGGATACGAATCCGAGCTGGATGAAGCCCGACGCAAAAGCCAATAAATCAAAGGGCGCCTATAAGAATCACGCGTCTGCGGTGGATGCATTGAGCAATGGGCAAACACCCTATAAATTCCAGCTGTTTGATGATTTAAAGCAATATTTCGGCATGGTGGAAGCGATCGATTACAATATCGGTTTACTGGTTGATCAACTCGAAGCGCAAGGCGTGCTGGAAAATACCTTGATCATGTTCAGTGCGGATCACGGTGATCTACTCGGCGAACATGGACGTCTCAACAAGAGCTCGCCGTATGACATGTCTGTTGCGATTCCGTTTATCGTGGTCGATGGCAGTCAACTCACGGCGACGAAGAGCGACTCCGCTCCTATGATTCCAAGCGGCCTAGTCGTGGAAGCGGCTGCGACGAATGCAGATTGGCTGGAGACATTTCTGAGGCTTTTGGATGTGACTGATATTCCCAAGAATCAAGGGCGCGATCTTACGCCGCTACTCAGCGCAACGCCGCCGCAGGTCTGGGACGATATTGCGGTGGTCGAGCAGGGCTACTGGATCGCAGCGATCAGTAGACGCTACAAGTTGGTGATCGATAATTCAGCAAAAGGCGACGTCTGGCTATTTGATTTGGATCTCGATCCTGACGAATTCATTAACCGCCTCAATGATCCCGCTTACCACGAGATCGTCAAGAAGCTGGCTCAAGGCATCAAAGACGGAATGCAGGCGCATGGTATCGGCGCGAGTAAGATCAAGTTGAAAGTCAATGCGTTGCTGGCGAAATGA
- a CDS encoding right-handed parallel beta-helix repeat-containing protein has product MRALFLSMAVLCTQFVNAETINVADHGILPGQDVSLEVNQLIESVKGQSDITLHFPKGQYEFYPEKAVEMYRAVTNHDNSLKRIAFPLIGFKNITIDGGGSMFMFHGRISPIVVDNTEGVTLKNFSIDWERSFHDELPVVESNKKERYIVVEVDPVKYPHSISGGKMFSEKYNWQDKMGSNIVFDPETRAPIYNTKDYSVNFKSHTASLAGKNRIKIAAKFKASPPPVGSVLISYGTHPTSRLCPAIHTASSKDIKIEQVTVYNAGGMALIAERCENIHLDGMTVSSNDERLVATRADATHFLGCKGEIRVENSLFQHMLDDAINVHGAYVKINEYLGDNRFLCEISHFQQTGLIFAEPGDKVALLSRKTILPFFETSVTQAEIINENLVVVTVAETPKNLPEGPLSIENLTWNPDLVFKNNTIRENRARGMLITTKGSVLVEDNTISPQMHGILIEGDNNKWYESGAVENVVIRNNTFENPGFEGSENYPLYAAPLLTSEQHFGEGRYHRNIEFTGNTIKSFNGHLAYACSVDGLKIEDNTIEFSTDYPKIEDYPSIDLDYCENVTIRNNKSVGFDRELYIEQASDTSNVKITKNPGFKALEERTPALSVVTK; this is encoded by the coding sequence ATGAGAGCACTATTTCTTAGCATGGCGGTTCTTTGCACACAGTTTGTTAATGCCGAAACCATTAACGTCGCAGACCATGGCATCCTGCCAGGACAGGACGTGAGCCTTGAAGTCAATCAACTGATCGAATCAGTCAAAGGTCAAAGCGACATCACCCTCCACTTCCCCAAGGGGCAATACGAATTCTACCCCGAGAAAGCGGTTGAAATGTATCGCGCGGTCACGAACCACGATAACAGCTTAAAGCGGATCGCGTTTCCCCTCATCGGATTTAAAAACATCACCATCGATGGTGGCGGTTCGATGTTTATGTTCCATGGCAGAATCAGTCCCATCGTCGTGGACAACACCGAAGGTGTTACGCTCAAAAATTTCTCCATCGATTGGGAGCGCTCGTTTCACGATGAATTGCCAGTCGTCGAGAGTAACAAAAAAGAAAGATACATCGTGGTTGAGGTCGATCCGGTGAAATACCCGCACTCGATCTCAGGTGGCAAAATGTTCTCCGAGAAATACAACTGGCAGGACAAGATGGGATCAAACATCGTATTTGACCCCGAAACGCGCGCACCGATCTATAACACAAAGGACTATTCGGTGAATTTCAAATCACATACAGCCAGCCTTGCTGGTAAGAATCGCATCAAGATCGCAGCGAAGTTTAAGGCGTCGCCACCGCCTGTAGGCAGTGTCCTCATCTCCTACGGCACACACCCGACCAGTCGACTTTGCCCAGCCATCCACACTGCCAGCTCGAAGGACATTAAGATCGAACAAGTCACTGTTTACAATGCAGGTGGCATGGCACTCATTGCTGAGCGTTGCGAAAACATCCATTTGGACGGGATGACTGTCAGTTCGAACGACGAGCGCCTAGTGGCTACCCGTGCGGATGCCACTCACTTCCTCGGCTGCAAAGGCGAGATCCGAGTCGAGAACAGCCTATTTCAGCACATGCTGGACGACGCCATCAACGTGCATGGTGCATACGTTAAAATTAACGAATACCTCGGCGACAACCGCTTCCTCTGCGAAATCAGCCACTTCCAGCAGACTGGCTTAATCTTCGCTGAGCCTGGTGACAAAGTCGCTCTGCTCTCACGTAAGACGATCCTGCCATTCTTTGAAACCAGCGTGACGCAGGCCGAAATCATCAATGAGAACCTCGTGGTGGTAACTGTCGCCGAGACACCTAAGAATCTCCCCGAAGGCCCCCTCTCAATCGAGAATCTCACATGGAATCCCGACCTCGTCTTTAAGAATAACACAATTCGTGAGAACCGTGCACGTGGCATGCTCATTACAACCAAGGGCAGCGTCCTAGTTGAAGACAATACAATCTCCCCACAAATGCACGGCATCCTCATCGAAGGTGACAACAACAAATGGTATGAGTCTGGCGCCGTCGAGAACGTCGTCATCCGCAACAATACATTTGAAAATCCTGGCTTCGAAGGCTCTGAAAACTACCCGCTCTACGCCGCACCACTCCTTACATCCGAGCAACACTTCGGCGAAGGTCGCTACCACCGTAATATCGAATTCACAGGCAATACGATCAAGAGCTTCAACGGACATTTGGCCTACGCATGCTCCGTCGACGGACTGAAGATCGAGGACAACACAATTGAATTCAGCACCGATTATCCGAAGATTGAAGACTACCCTTCAATTGACTTAGATTATTGCGAAAACGTCACGATCCGTAATAACAAAAGTGTCGGCTTTGATCGTGAACTTTACATCGAGCAGGCCAGCGACACTTCAAACGTCAAAATCACAAAGAATCCTGGGTTTAAAGCTCTTGAAGAGAGAACACCCGCACTCTCCGTGGTAACAAAATAA
- the galB gene encoding beta-galactosidase GalB: MIQPKHLLIALCALASLSTIARETLSLNDDWKFARFGDMPDGSQLKEPKGLEHPSFDDSSWRSLNVPHDWGIEGPFRAELPNRTGKLPWSGIGWYRKHFDSPASDAGKKVFIDFDGSMSGNSIYLNGAHIGDWPYGYSSFRMELTDHIKIGQQNVLAVRLNNQAESSRWYPGGGIYRSVRMVKTEPVHVAHWGVYITTPMVSTDEATVKIETTLDGDSSNATITHEITEDGSDTVLASGKGKLAFIKLSAPKLWDLQTPNLYTVNTSITIDGEVVDTYKSTFGVRTIKYTTDEGFLLNGKVVRMNGVCQHHDLGPLGAAVNVRAIERQIEILKGFGVNAIRTSHNPPAPEFLELCDRMGILVQVESFDAWSRKKADNDYAQFFWEWWERDTINMVRRDRNHPCVVMWSTGNEILEMSHPEEAWISQMQTDLIKKEDPTRPVSFGGSRPEAAFNGFQNTIDVYGFNYKPHLYAKFREANPDIPLYSSESASTVSSRGEYFFPVSDDKFKGQGGYFQVSSYDLTAPNWAYRPDIEFEAQDKYPWVFGEFVWTGFDYIGEPTPYNKDKTNLLNFTDPAERERMKKELAKLGGDIPPRSSYFGIVDLCGFPKDRYYMYQARWRPELPLAHILPHWNWPERVGEVTPVHVYTSGDEAELFLNGKSLGRKIKGEFEYRLRWDDVIYEPGELVVVAYKDGNEWVKNSVQTTGEATQLALTVDRSRIAADGQDLAFITVDVVDSKGRLVPRTHNSVKYTITGPGIIAATGNGDPTSHESFQATELKVFNGKALVVVRSIKGKKGTVTLTAESDGLTTAETTIRIK; the protein is encoded by the coding sequence ATGATTCAACCGAAACACCTTTTAATCGCCCTTTGCGCACTCGCCTCACTGAGCACCATCGCTCGTGAGACACTCTCCTTGAACGACGACTGGAAATTCGCACGTTTTGGCGACATGCCTGACGGTTCACAACTTAAGGAACCCAAAGGCTTAGAGCACCCGTCCTTTGACGACTCCTCATGGCGCAGCCTCAACGTGCCCCACGACTGGGGCATCGAAGGCCCCTTCCGCGCCGAGCTTCCCAATCGAACCGGAAAATTACCATGGTCCGGAATCGGCTGGTATCGTAAACACTTCGACTCCCCCGCGAGCGATGCAGGTAAAAAAGTTTTTATCGATTTCGATGGCTCGATGTCAGGCAACAGCATCTATCTGAATGGTGCCCACATTGGCGATTGGCCCTACGGTTACTCCTCATTCCGCATGGAGTTGACCGATCACATAAAGATCGGCCAACAAAACGTGCTCGCGGTGCGTCTCAATAATCAAGCCGAGTCTTCGCGCTGGTATCCCGGAGGCGGCATTTATCGTAGCGTGCGTATGGTCAAAACGGAACCTGTCCACGTGGCTCATTGGGGTGTATATATCACCACGCCGATGGTTTCGACCGACGAAGCGACTGTAAAAATCGAAACGACTCTAGACGGAGATTCAAGCAATGCGACGATCACCCACGAAATAACCGAAGATGGCTCGGATACGGTGTTAGCCAGTGGCAAAGGGAAACTTGCCTTCATCAAACTGAGTGCGCCGAAACTCTGGGACCTGCAGACTCCGAACCTATATACGGTCAACACCAGTATCACGATCGATGGTGAAGTCGTGGATACCTACAAAAGCACTTTCGGAGTGCGCACCATCAAATATACCACCGACGAAGGTTTTCTATTAAACGGCAAAGTCGTTCGCATGAATGGTGTCTGCCAACACCACGACCTTGGACCACTGGGCGCGGCAGTCAATGTCCGCGCGATCGAGCGGCAGATCGAAATCCTCAAAGGTTTCGGTGTGAATGCAATCCGCACCTCGCACAATCCTCCAGCACCAGAGTTCCTCGAACTATGCGACCGTATGGGCATCTTGGTTCAAGTTGAATCGTTTGATGCATGGTCCCGCAAAAAAGCGGACAACGATTACGCACAGTTTTTCTGGGAATGGTGGGAGCGCGATACCATCAACATGGTGCGCCGTGATCGCAATCACCCCTGTGTGGTCATGTGGAGCACTGGCAATGAGATCTTAGAAATGAGCCACCCAGAAGAAGCGTGGATCTCACAAATGCAAACCGATCTCATCAAAAAAGAAGACCCGACACGCCCTGTCTCCTTTGGCGGCAGTCGACCCGAGGCAGCTTTCAACGGCTTCCAAAACACCATCGATGTTTACGGCTTCAACTATAAGCCGCACCTCTACGCCAAATTCCGCGAGGCGAACCCAGATATCCCCCTCTACAGTAGCGAGAGCGCATCGACTGTCAGCTCACGCGGTGAATATTTCTTCCCTGTGTCCGATGACAAATTCAAAGGCCAAGGCGGCTACTTCCAAGTCAGCAGTTACGATCTGACCGCACCGAACTGGGCCTACCGCCCCGATATCGAATTCGAGGCTCAGGATAAATACCCCTGGGTCTTCGGCGAGTTCGTCTGGACTGGCTTCGACTACATCGGCGAGCCGACTCCCTACAACAAGGACAAGACCAATCTGCTCAACTTCACCGATCCCGCCGAGCGTGAGCGTATGAAAAAAGAGCTGGCAAAACTCGGTGGCGACATCCCGCCGCGCAGTTCCTATTTCGGCATCGTCGATCTCTGCGGCTTCCCGAAGGATCGCTACTACATGTATCAAGCTCGCTGGCGTCCGGAACTACCGCTCGCTCACATCCTGCCACACTGGAACTGGCCCGAGCGCGTCGGCGAAGTCACACCTGTGCATGTCTATACTTCCGGCGACGAAGCCGAGCTATTCCTCAACGGCAAGTCTCTCGGACGCAAAATCAAAGGCGAATTCGAATATCGCCTGCGCTGGGACGACGTCATCTACGAACCAGGCGAACTGGTCGTAGTTGCCTACAAAGATGGCAACGAGTGGGTCAAAAACTCAGTGCAGACCACAGGCGAAGCGACACAACTAGCGCTCACAGTCGACCGCAGCCGAATCGCAGCCGACGGCCAAGACCTAGCCTTCATCACCGTCGATGTCGTCGACAGCAAGGGGCGACTCGTGCCACGCACCCACAACTCGGTTAAATATACAATCACAGGCCCTGGAATCATCGCCGCCACCGGCAATGGCGATCCGACCAGTCATGAATCGTTCCAAGCGACGGAGCTCAAAGTCTTCAACGGCAAGGCGCTGGTCGTCGTTCGCTCAATCAAAGGCAAAAAAGGGACTGTCACCTTAACAGCGGAATCCGACGGACTGACAACCGCCGAAACAACGATTCGCATCAAATAG
- a CDS encoding PEP-CTERM sorting domain-containing protein (PEP-CTERM proteins occur, often in large numbers, in the proteomes of bacteria that also encode an exosortase, a predicted intramembrane cysteine proteinase. The presence of a PEP-CTERM domain at a protein's C-terminus predicts cleavage within the sorting domain, followed by covalent anchoring to some some component of the (usually Gram-negative) cell surface. Many PEP-CTERM proteins exhibit an unusual sequence composition that includes large numbers of potential glycosylation sites. Expression of one such protein has been shown restore the ability of a bacterium to form floc, a type of biofilm.), with protein sequence MKKTILLISSISAMLSAQAGTVFSFDDANGNGATETTANTATVAGSWVDDASGNFNTTTFTISDVDIDGDMLNDTFVVNVVLTRISAANAAFDSANNRYNPNLNGAGKALNVSLGAVTATTLTDGGTLQVDSFSFDLLDMALWNGTPDDTATIAQDGGSAVAYTDASSAIALSAANSFELTNTAGAFRLANFDFTIEVSAIPEPSTYALLGGLFALSFVMVRRRK encoded by the coding sequence ATGAAGAAAACAATACTCCTAATATCCTCCATTTCCGCGATGCTCAGCGCACAAGCAGGAACGGTATTTTCATTCGACGATGCGAATGGTAATGGTGCAACCGAAACAACCGCAAATACTGCTACGGTTGCAGGTAGCTGGGTCGATGATGCCAGCGGTAATTTCAACACTACAACATTCACGATATCCGATGTAGATATTGATGGCGATATGCTGAACGACACATTCGTAGTGAATGTCGTCCTAACCAGGATATCAGCCGCAAACGCAGCGTTCGATTCTGCTAATAATCGATACAACCCAAACTTGAATGGCGCCGGCAAAGCATTGAACGTCTCATTAGGTGCGGTCACTGCGACGACATTGACCGATGGTGGCACATTGCAAGTCGATAGCTTTTCATTTGATCTGCTGGATATGGCTCTTTGGAACGGCACTCCAGATGACACTGCAACCATTGCTCAAGATGGTGGCAGTGCCGTTGCATATACCGATGCAAGTTCCGCAATCGCATTGAGTGCAGCTAATTCATTTGAGCTAACTAACACCGCAGGTGCCTTCCGTTTGGCAAATTTCGATTTCACTATCGAGGTGTCAGCAATTCCAGAGCCAAGCACCTACGCCCTTCTTGGCGGCTTGTTCGCTCTCAGCTTCGTGATGGTTCGCCGTCGCAAATAG
- a CDS encoding sulfatase: MKILTKTLTLFCSLALPATSALGAVPAPNIVFILVDDLGYGDVGFNGSTFYETPHIDALAQGGLILDSAYMYPTCSPSRTALATGKHSFRTGIYTVPVLEKGDDQENIFSRWTVGEEHTLYSQPMADAGYQSIFIGKWHLVGPYPEEELSAEWPLTEKLKQPDPWAVDWVPYHKSPEGQKYYPEGRGYLQNIAGTYRGDPALEIGGYKGETGGYFSPFNNPFMDEREPKDEWLTDHLTTKAIEFMDAHKEGPFFVDLHYYTVHAPLRARSPELLKKYIDKPGDPITGQGTERGKRGEHEAMYATMIESLDDNVGRIVDYLDQHDLRENTVIVFSSDNGQNNKRNDLLRGCKGYIYEGGIKVPTFVNWPGKVTARRSSTTVTAVDFFPTLMDIAGIDYDGLLDGESFAPLFTAEDETLQERSHFWHIASQYKHGACSVVRKGNYKLIQFLKDGSVELYDLKADPKESKNLVQTKPETAEALLSALVAWRTANAVPLPPESPLAH; the protein is encoded by the coding sequence ATGAAGATACTCACAAAAACACTTACCCTTTTCTGCAGCCTAGCGCTGCCTGCAACCTCTGCACTCGGTGCCGTTCCTGCACCAAATATTGTCTTCATTTTAGTCGATGATCTAGGTTATGGCGATGTCGGCTTCAATGGCTCGACCTTTTACGAAACGCCACATATCGACGCACTCGCACAGGGTGGTCTTATATTGGATAGTGCTTACATGTATCCGACCTGCTCGCCTTCGCGCACGGCGCTGGCCACTGGCAAACATTCATTTCGCACAGGTATCTATACCGTTCCCGTGTTAGAAAAGGGCGACGATCAGGAGAACATCTTTTCTCGTTGGACCGTCGGCGAAGAGCATACCTTGTATAGTCAACCGATGGCTGATGCGGGTTACCAGTCGATCTTTATCGGCAAGTGGCATTTGGTCGGCCCATATCCAGAGGAGGAGCTGTCGGCTGAGTGGCCGTTGACTGAAAAACTCAAGCAGCCCGATCCGTGGGCAGTGGACTGGGTGCCATACCATAAATCACCGGAGGGGCAGAAGTATTACCCAGAGGGACGCGGCTACTTGCAGAACATTGCAGGCACGTATCGCGGCGATCCAGCTCTGGAAATCGGTGGCTATAAGGGTGAAACCGGCGGTTACTTTTCGCCGTTCAATAATCCGTTTATGGACGAACGTGAGCCTAAGGATGAATGGTTGACTGATCACCTGACGACCAAGGCAATCGAATTTATGGATGCGCACAAAGAAGGGCCATTCTTCGTCGATCTGCATTACTACACGGTGCATGCCCCGTTGCGTGCACGTAGTCCCGAACTTTTGAAGAAGTATATCGATAAACCAGGCGACCCGATTACGGGGCAGGGCACAGAGCGCGGCAAGCGTGGTGAGCACGAAGCCATGTATGCGACGATGATCGAATCGCTCGACGACAACGTCGGTCGCATCGTCGACTATCTAGATCAACATGACTTACGTGAGAACACAGTGATCGTCTTTAGCTCGGACAATGGGCAAAACAACAAACGCAACGACCTGCTACGTGGGTGCAAAGGTTACATCTATGAAGGCGGCATCAAGGTGCCGACCTTTGTCAATTGGCCAGGTAAGGTGACTGCACGTCGCAGTTCGACCACAGTCACGGCAGTGGACTTTTTTCCGACCTTGATGGATATTGCAGGCATTGATTACGATGGCTTGCTGGACGGGGAATCGTTTGCACCACTCTTTACCGCCGAAGATGAGACGCTACAGGAGCGTTCTCACTTCTGGCACATCGCCAGCCAGTATAAACACGGCGCGTGTTCAGTTGTTCGCAAAGGGAATTACAAGTTGATCCAGTTTCTGAAGGACGGCTCAGTGGAACTGTATGATCTGAAAGCTGATCCGAAAGAATCGAAGAACTTAGTTCAAACCAAGCCTGAGACCGCTGAAGCATTGCTCAGCGCACTCGTAGCGTGGCGCACCGCAAACGCCGTGCCATTGCCGCCTGAATCTCCATTGGCGCATTAA